A section of the Prosthecobacter sp. genome encodes:
- a CDS encoding type II secretion system protein GspK — protein sequence MIWAILLMSVTVMGVVEYITYSAEESKMAAYQFRALHLAESGLAVGLHPNIRRGDLVLKQKIGPESGFDVVINYEGARLPINYATDERLREAIYNLFIYWQLNAEDAGIAADSLADWVDNDSNQRANGAEAEYYKQLGTYDAPRNQGFSRVDEMLLVRGMDAVDRRKPDWREYFSIYGEGQIDLRTVFKDVLLAVTGASEGDVTRFISERDGADGIPGTEDDRRIRDEEAYQILGLSGDRLTAISGIVNDDDTSLRRITSIGWVGDKRSKIILVVRRNQETGAVTYLGRMEE from the coding sequence ATGATCTGGGCCATCCTGCTCATGTCCGTCACGGTCATGGGCGTCGTCGAATACATCACCTACAGCGCCGAAGAGTCGAAAATGGCCGCGTATCAATTCCGTGCGCTGCATCTGGCGGAAAGTGGCCTTGCCGTCGGCCTGCACCCGAACATACGGCGTGGTGATCTTGTGTTGAAACAGAAAATCGGCCCGGAGAGCGGTTTCGACGTGGTCATCAATTACGAAGGTGCCCGCCTCCCGATCAACTACGCCACCGACGAGCGCCTGCGCGAGGCAATCTACAATCTCTTCATCTACTGGCAGCTCAATGCCGAGGACGCCGGCATCGCCGCCGATTCGCTGGCCGACTGGGTGGATAATGACAGCAACCAGCGCGCAAACGGCGCTGAGGCGGAGTATTACAAGCAGCTCGGCACCTACGACGCGCCGCGCAACCAAGGCTTCTCCCGCGTGGACGAAATGCTGCTCGTGCGCGGCATGGATGCCGTGGACCGCCGCAAACCCGACTGGCGTGAGTACTTCAGCATCTACGGCGAAGGCCAGATCGACCTGCGCACGGTCTTCAAAGACGTGCTGCTGGCCGTCACCGGTGCCTCCGAGGGCGATGTGACACGCTTCATCTCCGAACGTGACGGGGCCGATGGCATCCCCGGCACCGAAGATGACCGCCGCATCCGCGACGAGGAGGCCTACCAGATTCTCGGACTCAGCGGCGACCGCCTCACCGCAATCAGCGGCATCGTCAATGACGACGACACCAGCCTGCGCCGCATCACCAGCATCGGCTGGGTGGGTGACAAACGCTCCAAAATCATCCTCGTCGTCCGCCGCAATCAGGAAACCGGAGCGGTGACATATCTGGGCAGGATGGAGGAATGA
- a CDS encoding secretin N-terminal domain-containing protein: MHRRLPVITLSLVAVSTIAFGQTPPTPAPATPTAPAAQPATPAADGTTPAAPPPGTVAPGAPGTGFGPGGGFPGAGRGGFGTRRGGFGEGGTPGMTQGEGETFTITGDLVMMQFAANPVADILAIYEKLTGLTLIKDTNIFEGAQISLITPKPVAKDEAIKLIEASLLTNGYAIVTDPGGKSAKILPARNQSANAVQFSHGVRFYTSAKDIPDNESIVAYFMKLDFLTPEDAATMFSGHVGLGAYGRITAVTTPPGLLITESATVVKQLISIREAIDVGDTGSSLVTKFIPITYGDAATIAQIIQATLTAQAQEKETKGVNTIRGSAASDGRENRGGDNNQQQQQQRQQTPTQPIFINGVQVNPNAQMPQPSAQVVADTRLNQILVVSSPGDYTYIASLISEFDKPLEVAEPYERRLKYAAALDVLSAVADLLQEVSTGTTQLPGGGTVQQQQQRALASNSSQLLGGRTTTGTRGGTVGSTAGAAASDTATTATTGIGSRADVISGPTENNAPVSVLVGKTRIVADPMSNSILVMGRKEDIDKTNSLLDKLDRKPAQVYLATVIGQLTLTDGMMSGIDYISGLSRAGDGTNFTAGGFTNRTDTLGGANGVGRAINDIRNNFITTPFGPTTGLNLYGAIGDSLEVFVTALETNNNFKILSRPSIFALNNKKATITSGRQIPVPSQQTTIANNNAAGSTTTTIEYRDVVLKLEIVPLINEDGEVTLTIAQVNDTVVGTQLVVPNEVPIIGTEQLVTTVTIPDRNTIVLGGLISEENTIDKQGLPILGRIPGLGKLFRTDTKNKVRKELVVFIQPQVVVDNHSVRQTSLNEDYRTQIGSEAAQRFPQVAPIPAAEPVEVEKKKNFFQRLFSRDKKP, translated from the coding sequence ATGCATCGCCGTCTCCCCGTTATCACCCTCTCGCTCGTTGCCGTCAGCACCATCGCCTTTGGTCAGACCCCCCCCACTCCGGCTCCCGCCACCCCCACAGCCCCGGCAGCACAGCCTGCTACTCCCGCTGCTGATGGCACCACTCCAGCCGCCCCGCCTCCCGGTACTGTTGCACCCGGCGCTCCAGGCACGGGTTTCGGCCCTGGCGGTGGGTTTCCTGGCGCAGGCCGTGGTGGCTTCGGCACCCGACGCGGCGGCTTCGGTGAAGGTGGCACTCCAGGGATGACCCAAGGCGAAGGCGAAACCTTCACCATCACCGGTGACCTGGTCATGATGCAGTTCGCCGCGAACCCGGTGGCCGACATCCTCGCCATCTACGAAAAGCTCACCGGCCTCACGCTCATCAAGGACACGAACATCTTCGAAGGTGCGCAGATCAGTCTCATCACACCGAAGCCGGTGGCCAAGGACGAGGCCATCAAGCTCATCGAGGCCTCGCTCCTCACCAACGGCTACGCCATCGTCACCGACCCAGGCGGCAAGAGTGCCAAAATCCTTCCTGCGCGCAATCAAAGTGCCAATGCCGTGCAGTTCTCACACGGCGTAAGGTTTTACACCAGCGCGAAGGACATCCCGGACAACGAAAGCATCGTGGCCTACTTCATGAAGCTGGACTTCCTCACGCCTGAGGACGCCGCCACCATGTTCTCCGGCCATGTCGGCCTCGGTGCTTATGGCCGCATCACCGCCGTCACCACGCCGCCCGGCCTGCTCATCACCGAAAGCGCCACCGTCGTGAAGCAGCTCATCAGCATCCGTGAGGCCATTGATGTGGGCGACACCGGCTCCTCCCTCGTCACCAAGTTCATTCCCATCACTTACGGCGATGCTGCCACCATCGCCCAGATCATCCAGGCCACGCTCACCGCCCAGGCCCAGGAAAAGGAAACCAAGGGCGTGAACACCATCCGCGGCAGTGCCGCCAGCGATGGACGTGAAAATCGCGGTGGCGACAACAACCAGCAGCAACAACAGCAGCGGCAGCAGACACCGACGCAACCCATCTTCATCAACGGCGTCCAGGTCAATCCCAACGCCCAGATGCCGCAGCCCAGCGCCCAGGTCGTCGCCGACACGCGTCTGAATCAAATCCTCGTCGTCTCCTCTCCCGGCGACTACACCTACATCGCCAGCCTGATCTCCGAATTCGACAAGCCGCTCGAAGTTGCTGAGCCCTACGAGCGTCGTCTCAAATACGCCGCCGCCCTCGACGTACTCAGTGCCGTCGCCGATCTCCTTCAGGAGGTCAGCACCGGCACCACCCAGCTCCCCGGCGGCGGCACCGTGCAGCAGCAGCAGCAGCGGGCGCTCGCCAGCAACAGCAGCCAGCTCCTCGGTGGCCGCACCACCACCGGCACCCGTGGCGGCACCGTCGGCAGCACCGCAGGGGCCGCCGCCTCCGACACCGCCACCACCGCCACCACCGGCATCGGCTCCCGTGCCGATGTCATCTCCGGCCCCACGGAAAATAACGCCCCTGTCTCCGTCCTCGTCGGCAAGACCCGCATCGTCGCCGACCCCATGTCGAACTCCATCCTCGTTATGGGCCGCAAGGAGGACATCGACAAGACCAACAGCCTTCTCGACAAGCTCGACCGCAAGCCCGCCCAGGTCTATCTCGCCACTGTCATCGGCCAGCTCACCCTCACCGACGGCATGATGTCCGGCATCGACTACATCTCCGGCCTCAGCCGGGCTGGAGACGGCACCAACTTCACCGCCGGTGGCTTCACCAACCGCACTGACACTCTCGGCGGGGCCAACGGCGTCGGCCGGGCCATCAACGACATCCGCAACAATTTCATCACCACGCCTTTCGGCCCCACGACCGGCCTCAATCTCTACGGTGCCATCGGCGACAGCCTCGAAGTCTTCGTCACCGCCCTCGAAACCAACAACAACTTCAAGATTCTCTCCAGGCCCTCCATCTTCGCCCTCAACAACAAAAAGGCCACCATCACCTCCGGCCGCCAGATCCCCGTCCCCTCCCAGCAGACCACCATTGCCAACAACAACGCCGCAGGCTCCACCACCACCACCATTGAATACCGCGATGTCGTGCTGAAGCTCGAGATCGTTCCTCTCATCAATGAGGATGGCGAAGTCACTCTCACCATCGCCCAGGTCAATGACACCGTCGTCGGCACCCAGCTCGTCGTGCCCAATGAAGTGCCCATCATCGGCACCGAGCAGCTTGTCACCACCGTCACCATCCCCGACCGCAACACCATCGTCCTCGGCGGCCTCATCTCCGAGGAAAACACCATCGACAAGCAAGGCCTGCCCATCCTCGGCAGAATCCCCGGCCTCGGCAAACTCTTCCGCACTGACACCAAGAACAAAGTCCGCAAGGAACTCGTCGTCTTCATCCAGCCCCAAGTCGTCGTCGACAACCACAGCGTGCGTCAGACCTCGCTCAATGAAGATTACCGCACCCAGATCGGTTCCGAGGCCGCCCAGCGCTTCCCGCAAGTCGCTCCCATTCCCGCCGCCGAACCTGTGGAGGTCGAGAAGAAGAAAAACTTCTTCCAGCGCCTCTTCAGCCGCGACAAGAAACCGTAG
- a CDS encoding type II secretion system protein produces the protein MNAECRSTKTSHDASDTLTLRHSAFIDSLRSPLGSLRSSVSLRSARRSTGFTLVEIVIALTIVAVLAAATVPMLKGFREERLAREPVTALVKLAREARMRAMTEKRPYQVAFHGGGFTASRYFNPYLQLAELQEFLETGENPPAEQETFDKNDLDSGGSVTKTTELPLAPPAPKYDEHWTEKYEMPEDMQYSLQFWYDTEPLFLEGDAVKLWVFQPSGICQPLKVHIDRESATFDVEFGALTADIVKESVDLR, from the coding sequence ATGAATGCCGAATGCCGAAGCACGAAGACCAGCCATGACGCGAGTGATACCCTCACCCTTCGTCATTCTGCCTTCATTGATTCGCTTCGCTCCCCTCTGGGCTCCCTTCGGTCGTCTGTCTCGCTTCGCTCGGCTCGTCGTTCCACCGGCTTCACTCTCGTTGAGATCGTCATCGCCCTGACCATCGTCGCCGTTCTCGCGGCGGCGACGGTACCCATGTTGAAAGGCTTCCGGGAGGAGCGTCTCGCACGCGAACCAGTCACCGCGCTGGTCAAACTGGCCCGTGAAGCACGCATGCGGGCGATGACGGAGAAGCGCCCCTACCAGGTGGCGTTTCATGGCGGCGGCTTCACAGCATCGCGCTACTTCAATCCGTATCTCCAGCTCGCGGAACTGCAGGAGTTCCTCGAAACCGGCGAGAACCCACCGGCGGAGCAGGAAACTTTCGACAAGAACGATCTCGACAGCGGCGGCAGCGTCACCAAAACGACCGAACTGCCTCTCGCCCCGCCCGCGCCGAAGTATGACGAGCACTGGACGGAGAAGTACGAGATGCCGGAAGACATGCAGTACTCGTTGCAGTTCTGGTATGACACCGAACCGCTCTTTCTCGAAGGCGATGCCGTTAAACTATGGGTGTTCCAGCCCAGCGGCATCTGCCAGCCGCTGAAGGTCCACATCGACCGTGAATCCGCCACGTTCGATGTCGAGTTCGGAGCCCTGACAGCAGACATCGTGAAAGAGAGCGTCGATCTACGATGA
- a CDS encoding M20/M25/M40 family metallo-hydrolase → MNASLLQTVAERHLPAAFDLLRRLVAINSFTANPAGVDAVAQLTAEAFAPLGFDAELVPCSIPGTGHHLFLTHRGAGGDPIVLVTHSDTVFPPEEEQRNDFKWDKRPDEGRIYGPGTVDIKGGTALIWLMLQILRDCAPEVFESAHWLIAANAAEEVIGDDFALTTMRRCGGRARAVLVFESGPVDAQGWHIVTSRKGRSTWQLTAEGKAAHAGSKHHEGINAIDAIARVLPDIAAQTSAADERTVNLGMIHGGTVVNRVPHEAVTEWECRATAPAALQQADDFFATLSGTAANGAKLIAERTGHTSAWPGSVESEALFHLWHEAAAMMNLTAVSVPRGGLSDANHLWHLAPTLDGLGPHGGNAHCSERTADGSKLPEYVELSSFIPKAVMNALALLKVVSSFSS, encoded by the coding sequence ATGAACGCATCTCTTCTTCAAACCGTCGCAGAACGCCACCTTCCCGCCGCGTTCGACCTCCTGCGTCGCCTCGTTGCCATCAACAGCTTCACCGCAAATCCTGCGGGCGTCGATGCGGTCGCACAACTCACTGCCGAAGCCTTCGCTCCACTCGGCTTCGATGCCGAACTCGTCCCCTGCTCCATTCCCGGCACCGGCCACCATCTCTTCCTCACCCATCGCGGCGCTGGCGGTGATCCCATCGTGCTCGTCACGCATTCAGATACCGTGTTTCCCCCTGAGGAAGAACAGCGCAACGATTTCAAATGGGACAAGCGTCCCGATGAAGGCCGCATCTACGGGCCCGGCACCGTCGATATCAAAGGCGGCACCGCCTTGATCTGGCTGATGCTGCAGATCCTCCGTGACTGCGCGCCCGAGGTCTTCGAGAGTGCTCACTGGCTCATCGCCGCCAACGCCGCTGAGGAAGTCATCGGTGACGATTTCGCCCTCACCACCATGCGACGCTGCGGCGGCAGAGCGCGTGCCGTGCTCGTCTTTGAAAGCGGTCCGGTCGATGCCCAAGGCTGGCACATCGTCACCTCGCGCAAAGGCCGCAGCACCTGGCAGCTCACGGCGGAAGGCAAAGCCGCGCACGCCGGCAGCAAGCACCACGAAGGCATCAACGCCATCGACGCCATCGCCCGTGTGCTGCCCGACATCGCCGCACAGACCAGCGCCGCCGACGAACGCACCGTGAACCTCGGCATGATCCACGGCGGCACCGTCGTCAATCGCGTCCCGCATGAGGCCGTCACCGAATGGGAATGCCGCGCCACCGCGCCCGCCGCGCTGCAGCAGGCCGATGATTTCTTCGCAACCCTCAGCGGCACCGCCGCGAATGGCGCGAAGCTCATCGCCGAACGCACCGGCCACACTTCCGCCTGGCCCGGCAGCGTGGAATCCGAAGCACTGTTTCATCTCTGGCACGAAGCCGCCGCCATGATGAATCTCACCGCCGTCTCCGTCCCACGCGGTGGCTTGAGCGATGCCAACCACCTCTGGCACCTCGCCCCCACCCTCGACGGCCTCGGCCCCCACGGCGGCAACGCCCACTGCTCCGAGCGCACCGCCGACGGCTCCAAGCTGCCCGAATACGTCGAGCTGAGTTCCTTCATCCCCAAGGCCGTCATGAACGCCCTCGCGCTCCTCAAAGTAGTTTCGAGCTTTAGCTCGTGA
- a CDS encoding prepilin-type N-terminal cleavage/methylation domain-containing protein, translating to MKTSAHRRRSGYILFELVIALTIFAIAALGLARALNQAAETANLLKRDQIIRIGMRNFLEEIRRKPITEMSTSQMDTTYGVTYTSNTEPVALRTTRGDTLSDIYNLTITATSSFDGVPEEATLNVYVYKSAQQ from the coding sequence ATGAAAACATCAGCCCACAGACGCCGGAGCGGCTACATTCTGTTTGAATTGGTGATCGCGCTGACCATCTTCGCCATCGCTGCGCTGGGACTGGCAAGGGCTTTAAACCAAGCTGCTGAGACGGCGAACTTGCTCAAGCGCGACCAGATCATCCGCATCGGCATGCGCAATTTTTTGGAGGAAATCCGCCGCAAGCCGATCACCGAGATGAGCACCTCGCAGATGGACACCACGTATGGCGTCACCTACACGAGCAACACGGAGCCGGTGGCGCTGCGCACGACCCGTGGCGACACCCTGAGCGACATTTACAACCTCACCATCACGGCGACCTCGTCTTTCGATGGCGTGCCCGAGGAAGCCACACTGAACGTCTATGTGTACAAATCCGCGCAACAATAG
- a CDS encoding GspMb/PilO family protein, translating into MALALTQREKKLLAACISALVLMATFIILKQFLDRRTAVLAKIAALESEKRENEGYLADRDFWEKRSVWLTQNMPVTESLGTAQAQLLEEIQNVALDYQLQVQKQQLLPDSADAKANAAVYREVAVEVRIRGDQTTVLGWLASLQSPEKFQAIKQLELEIDAKAKEKTPQVLCNLVLARWFKPENGL; encoded by the coding sequence ATGGCCCTCGCCCTCACCCAACGTGAAAAAAAGCTCCTCGCTGCCTGCATCAGCGCGCTGGTGCTCATGGCCACGTTCATCATTCTCAAGCAGTTCCTCGACCGTCGCACCGCCGTGCTGGCGAAAATTGCCGCGCTGGAGAGTGAGAAGCGTGAAAACGAAGGCTACCTAGCCGACCGCGACTTTTGGGAAAAACGCTCTGTCTGGTTGACCCAGAACATGCCTGTGACCGAAAGCCTCGGCACCGCACAGGCCCAGCTCCTGGAGGAAATCCAGAACGTCGCGCTCGATTATCAGCTCCAGGTGCAGAAGCAGCAGCTCCTGCCCGATTCAGCCGATGCCAAGGCCAACGCCGCCGTGTATCGCGAAGTTGCTGTCGAAGTGCGCATTCGGGGGGATCAAACCACCGTGCTCGGCTGGCTTGCTTCGCTGCAATCGCCCGAAAAATTCCAAGCCATCAAGCAGCTCGAACTCGAGATCGACGCCAAAGCCAAGGAAAAGACCCCGCAGGTGCTCTGCAACCTCGTCCTCGCACGTTGGTTCAAACCTGAAAACGGACTCTAG
- a CDS encoding enolase C-terminal domain-like protein yields the protein MHATLHTLHLVEPFRIAHGTSATRQVLRVSEGDRIAEAPFVPYYGEDPQQTLAVLNQAVLPAQLPRTAALALNLLRHDIVGHATSQNLAASARLKLGPPTRPAPPGCRSFSIPDDLAVFADKVSAIAKQFRVLKLKLGSGDLGLDIATVSVARYAAPEADLILDVNGGWDLHEAALMIEKLAHYSPVLIEQPIHHRHGIDAWEELRASLPGNPPPIFADESVQTAADIPALADFIDGVNIKLLKCGSFDAAIAMIETARAHSLQILLGCMIETSLGTTAAAHLAPWADWIDLDGHFYVANDDFTGIEYDAHGTLLMPDRPGIGAIPR from the coding sequence TTGCACGCCACGCTCCACACCCTCCACCTCGTCGAACCCTTCCGCATCGCCCACGGCACCTCCGCCACGCGGCAGGTGCTCCGCGTCTCGGAAGGTGATCGCATCGCCGAGGCTCCCTTCGTTCCCTACTACGGCGAAGATCCGCAACAAACACTGGCCGTGTTGAATCAAGCCGTGCTGCCAGCGCAACTTCCGCGCACCGCCGCCCTCGCTCTCAATCTCCTCCGTCACGACATCGTCGGCCACGCCACAAGCCAGAACCTGGCTGCTTCGGCCAGACTCAAATTGGGACCACCCACCCGTCCCGCGCCTCCTGGCTGCCGCTCCTTCAGCATCCCCGACGATCTCGCCGTCTTCGCCGACAAAGTCAGCGCCATTGCCAAACAATTCCGCGTACTCAAACTCAAGCTCGGCTCCGGCGATCTCGGACTCGACATCGCCACCGTCTCCGTCGCACGCTACGCCGCGCCTGAGGCCGACTTGATTCTCGACGTCAACGGCGGCTGGGATCTCCACGAGGCCGCGCTCATGATTGAAAAGCTGGCCCACTACTCGCCCGTCCTCATCGAGCAGCCGATTCACCATCGCCATGGCATCGACGCCTGGGAAGAACTCCGCGCCAGTCTCCCCGGCAACCCGCCGCCCATCTTTGCCGACGAAAGCGTGCAAACCGCCGCCGATATTCCCGCACTCGCCGATTTCATCGATGGCGTGAACATCAAGCTGCTGAAATGCGGCAGCTTCGACGCCGCCATCGCCATGATCGAAACTGCACGTGCGCATAGCCTGCAAATCCTCCTCGGCTGCATGATCGAAACCAGCCTCGGCACCACCGCTGCGGCCCACCTCGCCCCCTGGGCCGACTGGATCGACCTCGACGGCCACTTCTACGTCGCCAATGACGACTTCACCGGCATCGAGTATGATGCGCACGGCACTCTCCTCATGCCGGACCGACCCGGCATCGGAGCCATCCCACGATGA
- the gspG gene encoding type II secretion system major pseudopilin GspG, whose amino-acid sequence MKIRPSHTSLRAGFTLIEIVITLTIIAILASGSIYLLKGQIDSAKDTRVDSDIQAIGLALQSYESRALRMPTTEQGLKALVEKPTMEPIPENYRAFMEEMPKDPWGAEYKYRFPAQKSKKPYDVWTMGADGQDGTEDDMGNWKKTATK is encoded by the coding sequence ATGAAAATCCGCCCATCGCACACCTCTCTCCGCGCCGGTTTCACCCTGATCGAAATCGTCATCACGCTCACGATCATTGCCATCCTGGCCTCCGGCTCGATTTACCTGCTCAAAGGCCAGATCGACTCCGCCAAGGACACCCGCGTGGACAGCGACATCCAAGCCATCGGTCTCGCCCTTCAATCCTACGAATCCCGCGCCCTGCGCATGCCCACGACCGAGCAAGGCCTCAAAGCCCTCGTCGAAAAACCCACCATGGAGCCAATTCCTGAAAACTACCGCGCTTTCATGGAAGAGATGCCCAAAGACCCATGGGGCGCCGAATACAAGTACCGCTTCCCCGCCCAGAAATCGAAGAAGCCCTATGACGTCTGGACCATGGGTGCCGACGGCCAGGACGGCACCGAGGACGACATGGGGAACTGGAAGAAGACCGCGACGAAGTAA